Within Desulfurobacterium thermolithotrophum DSM 11699, the genomic segment TGGGGGTGTAACTTTCAATTGGGAAAGGGATTAAACATCAAAAATTTATCCTTCATAGATAAGAAACGGTTAGGAATGAAAGGAATACGCAAAGTAAATACGTTTAAACTCTTAGAGGAAGTTTCTAAAAAGCTTAATGCAAAATATTTAAGATATTTCTTTCCAAAAGAAGAAATCGAAACCATAGCTATCTTTAGTGGTTGTGGACTTAACTTTTTACCTTTCATAGAAAAAATAGAAAAAGAAAAAGTTAACCTTGTCATTTCAGGAGATCTAACTCACCATGTTGCCTGTCGGCTTAAAAGCTTAAACATTGGATTTATAGACATTTCACACTACAAAAGCGAAGTTCCAGGAGTGAAAGAACTGACAAAAAGGATTAATCAAATTGTAAATGCGGAGTTTGTAGATGTCGGAGAAGCGTATTTTAACGTTTGCTTCTGTTGAATGCTTTACTCACTGCGAAATTGGTATGACCATCCACAAACGCTCTGCACCTTATGTAAAAAATAGATGGAACATAGCAGTTGTCTTTTCTTCATTTTTACCTTCAATAAATATCGCTAAAAAACTTTTTAATGTAAATCTTCCTTCACCGAATAAAGAAATAAACGGAATTAAAATTTACAACGAAGAAGGAGATACAGAAGTTTCTCTTGTTCTCTCTAAGCACATTAAAGCTTTGCTTAACGTAGATATAACCATTGCTTCAAGTGCTGGAGAAGGAAGAGGAGCTGTTGTTGTAAGATTTAAAAACAAATGTTTCTTAGTTCGTTCACTCTTTTCCATTCCTTCTTTTGAAAAAGCAACA encodes:
- a CDS encoding Nif3-like dinuclear metal center hexameric protein, whose amino-acid sequence is MSLNWKEFESFLNDLVPKTLALPEDFYGWVNKNRPKTIEQVAVVVDFIPNRIPLEKFDVVISHHFPSFIPKVPVFVVHTPLDRIDWGCNFQLGKGLNIKNLSFIDKKRLGMKGIRKVNTFKLLEEVSKKLNAKYLRYFFPKEEIETIAIFSGCGLNFLPFIEKIEKEKVNLVISGDLTHHVACRLKSLNIGFIDISHYKSEVPGVKELTKRINQIVNAEFVDVGEAYFNVCFC
- a CDS encoding FeGP cofactor biosynthesis protein HcgF family protein, with the protein product MSEKRILTFASVECFTHCEIGMTIHKRSAPYVKNRWNIAVVFSSFLPSINIAKKLFNVNLPSPNKEINGIKIYNEEGDTEVSLVLSKHIKALLNVDITIASSAGEGRGAVVVRFKNKCFLVRSLFSIPSFEKATEKDIKRRKYSAKKRTIRLIESLIFNNPLPTFVEEIDG